A region from the uncultured Macellibacteroides sp. genome encodes:
- a CDS encoding RNA polymerase sigma-70 factor, with the protein MLILSEEVIQRINKGDVKAFEELYNAYYVYLCAVATKYVFIPEVAQEIVNDVFLRVWENRATLTFPCSAYLIRSVQNRSLNHLKKKQLEEVSLSDVEDNLLEFQKQQIISDEHPLAFLENKEFEDTVNLAIQKLPAKCREIFEQYLYLNLSYEEIASLNQISPSTVRGQVKIALSKLKEQLRHFALSFFSFIY; encoded by the coding sequence GTGCTAATATTGAGTGAAGAAGTAATTCAACGTATAAACAAAGGAGATGTAAAGGCTTTTGAAGAACTGTATAACGCTTATTATGTCTATCTTTGTGCAGTTGCCACAAAATATGTTTTTATACCTGAAGTTGCACAGGAAATAGTGAATGATGTTTTTTTACGAGTGTGGGAAAACAGAGCCACCTTAACTTTTCCTTGCTCTGCTTATCTGATTCGTTCCGTTCAAAACAGAAGTCTCAACCATCTAAAGAAAAAGCAGTTGGAGGAGGTATCTTTGTCCGATGTAGAAGATAATTTACTGGAGTTTCAGAAACAACAAATTATTTCGGACGAGCATCCGCTGGCATTTCTGGAAAATAAAGAATTTGAAGATACGGTGAATCTCGCTATACAGAAGCTACCTGCAAAGTGCCGTGAGATTTTTGAACAATACCTCTATCTTAATCTTTCATACGAAGAAATAGCCTCTCTTAATCAGATAAGCCCCAGTACCGTAAGAGGGCAGGTCAAAATAGCTCTCTCAAAGCTAAAAGAACAACTTCGTCATTTTGCCTTATCATTCTTCTCGTTTATTTACTGA
- a CDS encoding catalase, with product MEGKKKLTTEAGAPVGDNQNIQTAGPHGPALLQNAWMVEKLAHFNRERIPERVVHAKGSGAFGTLKITHDITMYTKAAIFSKISKKTDLFIRFSTVAGERGAADTERDVRGFAIKFYTEEGNWDLVGNNTPVFFIRDPLKFPDFIHTQKRDPKTNLRSNTAAWDFWSLSPESLHQVMILMSDRGIPQNLRQMHGFGSHTFSFINDANKRFWVKFHFKTMQGIANFTNEEAAKIVANDREYSQRDLYNNIAAGNFPQWRMCIQIMPEAEAATCGFNPFDLTKVWSQKVYPLIEVGIMELNKNPENYFATVEQAAFNPANVVPGIGYSPDKMLQGRLFAYGDAARYRLGINHGSLPVNAPRCPFHNYHHDGTMRTGDNGRGTVNYEPNSFDGPVENKEYLEPALALQGDANTYNHREDKDYYTQPGNLYRLVPDDEKERIHGNVAAAMEGVPNFIKIRAIARFYQADENCGKGIAAKAGIDLADVLAEVERQKTE from the coding sequence ATGGAAGGAAAAAAGAAACTAACAACAGAAGCAGGTGCTCCGGTTGGCGACAACCAGAATATTCAGACTGCGGGGCCGCATGGTCCTGCTCTATTGCAGAATGCCTGGATGGTGGAAAAGCTTGCCCATTTTAACAGGGAACGTATTCCGGAAAGAGTAGTGCATGCCAAAGGTTCGGGAGCTTTTGGCACATTGAAAATCACGCATGACATTACGATGTATACAAAAGCTGCTATCTTCTCAAAGATCAGTAAAAAAACAGACCTGTTTATTCGTTTCTCTACAGTTGCCGGCGAACGTGGTGCTGCCGATACAGAAAGAGACGTTAGAGGTTTTGCCATTAAGTTTTATACAGAGGAAGGTAACTGGGACCTTGTTGGTAACAATACTCCGGTATTCTTTATACGCGATCCGCTTAAATTCCCCGATTTTATACATACGCAGAAGCGGGATCCTAAAACAAATCTGCGCAGTAATACGGCTGCCTGGGATTTCTGGAGCTTATCTCCGGAATCGCTTCATCAGGTAATGATACTTATGAGTGACCGTGGGATTCCACAAAACCTGCGTCAGATGCATGGATTCGGTAGTCACACGTTTAGTTTTATCAACGACGCAAACAAGCGTTTTTGGGTAAAGTTCCACTTCAAAACTATGCAGGGAATAGCCAATTTCACAAACGAGGAAGCTGCAAAGATTGTTGCTAACGATCGGGAATATTCTCAACGTGACTTATATAACAACATCGCTGCAGGCAATTTCCCGCAGTGGAGAATGTGCATTCAAATTATGCCTGAAGCCGAAGCAGCAACCTGCGGCTTCAATCCGTTTGATTTAACCAAAGTATGGAGTCAAAAAGTATATCCGCTTATTGAAGTGGGCATTATGGAGCTGAATAAAAATCCGGAAAATTACTTTGCCACCGTTGAGCAGGCAGCCTTTAATCCTGCCAATGTGGTTCCGGGTATTGGCTATTCTCCCGATAAAATGTTACAAGGGCGTTTGTTTGCCTATGGAGATGCCGCCAGATATCGTTTAGGAATAAATCATGGCAGCTTGCCGGTAAATGCTCCCCGTTGTCCATTCCATAACTATCACCACGATGGAACTATGCGCACTGGCGATAACGGACGGGGAACTGTAAATTACGAACCAAATAGCTTTGATGGTCCTGTTGAAAATAAGGAATATCTTGAACCGGCATTGGCTCTTCAGGGAGATGCTAACACTTACAATCACCGGGAAGACAAAGACTATTATACCCAACCCGGGAATTTATATCGTCTGGTTCCGGATGATGAAAAAGAGCGTATTCACGGAAATGTAGCTGCTGCAATGGAAGGTGTTCCTAATTTCATTAAAATTCGCGCTATCGCCCGCTTCTATCAGGCCGACGAGAATTGCGGGAAGGGTATTGCAGCCAAAGCAGGCATCGACCTTGCGGATGTTCTTGCCGAAGTAGAACGTCAAAAAACAGAATAA
- a CDS encoding threonine/serine exporter family protein produces MNIELSQIIQDGVFAAIASMGFAVISNPPKKAVSVSIVLACIGHGFRFYLLHYTSLDLATATLFAAFTIGMLSIFFAKIIHCPAEVFSFPSLLPMIPGMFAYKMILSLIKFLHTNDTLLQQSLIVEIFKNGLTVVFVMFALVIGVSVPLFVFHKQSFMMTRLINPIRKFKK; encoded by the coding sequence ATGAATATCGAACTATCACAAATCATCCAGGACGGAGTCTTTGCAGCAATAGCCTCCATGGGATTCGCAGTTATCTCCAATCCTCCAAAGAAAGCTGTTTCTGTATCCATTGTACTTGCCTGCATAGGACATGGATTTCGTTTTTATCTGCTTCATTACACGTCGCTCGACCTTGCCACGGCAACCTTGTTTGCCGCATTTACAATCGGAATGCTCAGTATCTTTTTTGCCAAGATTATTCATTGTCCGGCCGAAGTGTTTTCATTTCCTTCGCTTCTCCCAATGATCCCGGGAATGTTTGCTTATAAGATGATTCTTTCGCTGATAAAGTTTCTGCATACCAACGACACTCTATTGCAACAGAGTCTGATTGTTGAAATATTTAAAAACGGTCTTACAGTTGTGTTCGTAATGTTTGCGCTGGTTATTGGTGTTTCCGTTCCGCTATTCGTATTTCACAAGCAATCATTTATGATGACTCGCTTGATTAATCCAATACGAAAATTTAAGAAGTAA
- a CDS encoding threonine/serine exporter family protein, protein MHQETDILEVSDLLLDLAITLMASGAHTSRVVRNVARAAESFGYSTDLTVFQMSVLMTLTRLNDSNVRHTAIRKIKPMALNFRTISNLSALTWSAYDNKLPLEELKEEFNDILNTPRMSRWLVLFLVACANAAFCRLFMGDIYAMLFVFAGTLVAFFMRQEMLHRHINHFVVFITCAFVSSMIAGISYKLNIGTTPDVALATSVLFLIPGVPMINSIIDILEGHVLAGTSRLINATNLIICIALGLFITLQLLGVDQL, encoded by the coding sequence ATGCATCAGGAAACAGATATTCTTGAAGTTTCGGATTTGTTGTTAGACCTGGCTATTACGTTAATGGCTTCGGGGGCTCACACATCCCGCGTGGTCAGGAACGTTGCACGAGCTGCCGAGTCTTTTGGATACAGCACAGATCTGACCGTTTTTCAGATGAGTGTTTTAATGACCCTGACTCGTCTTAACGACAGTAATGTAAGACATACCGCAATTCGCAAAATCAAACCCATGGCTCTTAATTTCAGGACCATCTCAAATCTGAGTGCTCTTACCTGGAGTGCATACGACAATAAGTTACCGCTGGAAGAACTCAAGGAAGAGTTTAACGATATACTAAATACGCCGCGAATGTCGCGCTGGCTGGTATTGTTTCTTGTAGCTTGTGCAAATGCAGCGTTCTGCCGGTTGTTTATGGGTGATATATATGCCATGCTTTTTGTATTTGCCGGTACCCTTGTTGCATTCTTTATGCGCCAGGAGATGTTGCATCGTCATATTAATCACTTTGTGGTATTTATAACCTGTGCCTTTGTTTCGTCGATGATTGCCGGAATTAGCTACAAACTTAATATTGGAACTACGCCGGATGTGGCTCTGGCAACCAGTGTTTTATTTCTGATTCCAGGGGTACCCATGATAAATTCGATAATCGATATTCTGGAAGGGCATGTTCTTGCCGGTACTTCGAGACTTATTAATGCAACAAATCTGATTATTTGCATTGCATTGGGCTTATTTATCACATTGCAATTATTAGGAGTAGACCAACTATGA
- a CDS encoding HAD family hydrolase, which produces MNKKYKFLLLDLDGTVTDSMEGITRSVQYALENFGITVTDLNTLRPFIGPPLKESFKEFYHFTDEQAETALKKYREYFSTKGLFENKVYEGMPQFLIDQVAKDRQLLLATSKPEPFAKQILAYFGLDSYFTFIGGSTMDGSRSTKTDVISYVLSANHVDDLSAVVMIGDRKHDIIGAENNGIDSIGVLYGFGDEAELRKAGATYIAANLRELSTLLQ; this is translated from the coding sequence ATGAATAAGAAATACAAGTTTTTACTGCTGGATCTTGACGGTACGGTAACAGATTCAATGGAAGGGATTACCCGTTCTGTGCAATATGCGTTAGAGAATTTTGGAATAACGGTAACCGATTTAAACACACTGCGCCCGTTTATTGGTCCCCCGTTAAAAGAATCATTTAAAGAATTCTATCATTTTACCGACGAGCAGGCAGAAACTGCCTTAAAAAAATACAGAGAATACTTTTCTACCAAAGGTCTTTTCGAAAATAAAGTGTACGAAGGAATGCCCCAATTTCTGATCGATCAGGTAGCGAAGGACAGGCAGCTGTTATTAGCTACTTCGAAACCCGAACCATTTGCAAAGCAAATTCTTGCCTATTTCGGTCTCGATTCTTACTTCACTTTTATTGGAGGAAGCACAATGGATGGTAGCAGGTCTACCAAAACCGACGTAATCAGTTACGTACTGAGCGCAAATCATGTTGACGATTTATCGGCAGTTGTAATGATTGGAGATCGTAAACATGATATTATCGGGGCAGAAAACAATGGCATCGATTCCATTGGAGTCCTTTACGGTTTTGGCGACGAAGCCGAGCTTCGCAAAGCTGGAGCCACTTACATTGCAGCCAACCTGCGAGAACTATCAACATTGCTTCAATAG
- a CDS encoding OmpA family protein — translation MKKIILFLCMIVLASLNANAQGWVKKIGSKAKETIERKSIEEVEEQTEKTFDKSVDKVEKSVTNENTDETEASDNSNETGSKQQNKKAQQSWNKFDFVAGNEIIFDDNLTNEKNGEFPSRWDLKEGGAEITQLDGANAISIIGYTYITPLFKDNSGYLPDDFTVEFDYYTAAEKDGELSVLLYDKESDPNKIFEVRWWSRNANNSFPFNWIATNDVYRSGEDTADNSEGWHRFSLSFNKRALKAYIDDKRIINIPNVGKKPGKLDIWGNGDDSFIKNFRIAKGAVPLYDKFLSDGKIITYGITFDTGKATLKPQSMGTINEIFKIMTDHPELKFSVEGHTDNTGNQASNQTLSESRALAVMDKLSEMGISKSRLTTKGHGQNAPVSDNNSDEGRAKNRRVEFVKF, via the coding sequence ATGAAAAAAATTATTCTGTTTCTGTGTATGATTGTGCTGGCGTCTCTTAACGCCAATGCACAAGGATGGGTTAAAAAAATTGGGAGTAAAGCTAAAGAGACGATCGAACGCAAAAGTATTGAGGAGGTTGAAGAACAAACAGAGAAAACCTTTGATAAAAGCGTAGATAAAGTAGAAAAGTCTGTAACCAATGAAAACACAGACGAGACAGAGGCTTCTGATAACTCTAACGAAACCGGTTCCAAACAACAAAACAAAAAAGCTCAGCAGAGCTGGAATAAATTTGATTTTGTGGCAGGAAACGAAATTATCTTCGACGACAATCTGACAAACGAAAAAAACGGAGAATTTCCATCCCGCTGGGATCTTAAAGAAGGTGGGGCTGAAATAACTCAGCTAGACGGAGCCAATGCAATTTCAATTATAGGATACACCTATATCACTCCACTATTCAAAGATAATAGCGGATATCTGCCAGATGATTTTACTGTAGAATTTGATTACTACACTGCAGCAGAAAAAGATGGTGAGCTTTCTGTTTTACTCTACGATAAAGAATCTGATCCCAATAAAATTTTTGAGGTCAGATGGTGGTCTCGCAATGCAAACAATAGTTTTCCATTTAACTGGATTGCCACGAACGATGTATACCGTAGTGGAGAAGATACAGCTGACAATAGTGAAGGATGGCACCGCTTTTCTCTCTCTTTCAATAAAAGGGCCCTCAAGGCTTACATCGACGACAAAAGAATTATTAATATACCAAACGTTGGTAAAAAGCCAGGAAAGCTGGATATATGGGGAAATGGAGATGATTCCTTTATTAAAAACTTCCGCATAGCCAAAGGAGCAGTTCCCTTGTATGACAAATTCCTCTCCGATGGCAAAATTATTACTTATGGCATTACATTTGATACAGGAAAAGCAACCTTGAAGCCTCAGTCTATGGGAACCATAAACGAGATTTTTAAGATTATGACTGATCATCCGGAATTAAAATTCTCTGTAGAAGGTCATACAGACAACACAGGAAATCAAGCTTCAAACCAAACACTTTCTGAAAGCAGAGCTTTGGCTGTTATGGATAAACTATCAGAAATGGGTATCAGCAAAAGCCGTCTTACAACTAAAGGTCATGGACAAAATGCTCCGGTTAGCGATAACAATTCGGACGAAGGGCGGGCAAAAAACAGACGGGTTGAGTTTGTAAAATTCTAA
- a CDS encoding FecR domain-containing protein, with translation MKMNDENIEDKLFDYFSGRISEDEKTELLRWLEEDTSRKVVFSEMAEWWATAHVPAFMSDMRENFANKFAPLLSLSIQSGKSRSLTRGTLVKFAATLLLLLSLSVTFFYVGKQSSAKQDNIAWFETVTPYGAQTKVILPDKTVVWINSGSSLKYNKSFDKKVREVYLEGEAYFEVAHDSLKPFVVKSEALDIKVLGTRFNVKAYRNEETVDVCLAQGKVDVHFNEKISSLPNVVMKPNQMVSYNKSSAKMDLTEVDTSDALAWVGGSLSFHEASFVEMSKQLERKFNVRIQIKSRTLKNEIFTGSFNNHYSLEEILQEVDIDKKYTWSRKDSNLIIYDRMK, from the coding sequence ATGAAAATGAATGACGAAAATATAGAAGACAAGTTGTTTGATTATTTCTCCGGAAGAATTTCGGAGGACGAAAAAACGGAATTACTTCGGTGGTTGGAAGAAGATACATCACGCAAGGTAGTATTTTCTGAAATGGCCGAATGGTGGGCAACTGCTCATGTCCCGGCTTTTATGTCGGATATGCGCGAAAACTTTGCAAATAAGTTTGCACCGTTACTTAGTTTATCTATACAATCAGGTAAAAGCCGGTCGTTAACAAGAGGTACTCTGGTGAAATTCGCGGCCACGTTATTACTCCTTCTTTCACTTAGTGTTACATTTTTTTATGTAGGAAAACAATCATCTGCCAAACAGGATAATATAGCCTGGTTCGAGACAGTTACACCTTATGGAGCACAGACGAAAGTTATTCTGCCGGATAAAACAGTTGTGTGGATTAATTCGGGTTCATCATTGAAATACAATAAGTCTTTTGATAAAAAAGTTCGTGAGGTTTATCTGGAAGGTGAAGCCTATTTCGAAGTTGCTCACGACTCACTGAAACCTTTTGTAGTTAAATCTGAAGCACTCGATATAAAGGTACTGGGAACCCGGTTTAATGTAAAGGCTTACCGAAACGAAGAAACTGTAGATGTTTGCCTGGCGCAAGGTAAAGTTGATGTTCATTTCAATGAAAAAATATCTTCACTTCCCAATGTGGTTATGAAACCGAACCAAATGGTTTCATACAATAAATCATCGGCAAAGATGGATCTTACTGAAGTAGATACATCGGATGCATTAGCTTGGGTAGGAGGTAGTCTTTCTTTTCATGAAGCAAGTTTCGTGGAAATGTCGAAACAATTGGAACGAAAATTTAATGTGAGGATTCAGATAAAGAGTAGAACATTGAAGAACGAAATATTTACCGGAAGCTTCAATAACCATTATTCTCTAGAAGAAATACTACAAGAGGTAGATATAGACAAGAAATATACCTGGTCAAGAAAAGATTCGAATCTTATTATATACGATCGCATGAAATAG